Proteins co-encoded in one Streptomyces sp. JH34 genomic window:
- a CDS encoding DUF6529 family protein, which translates to MFAVLVPVAVAVGIYLFGAHHTPDYLNGLFGAYGTEAVDLKARLSTVLLGVALIQICLALWMYGRVPGAGPAPRPVRLGHRVLGFLALLLSLPIAYHCLTTYGIETTSPRVAIHSFAGCALYGAFVAKVIVVRSRRLPGRLLPVVGGLLVLGVALLWYTAALWAFNGDSVPGFSSG; encoded by the coding sequence GTGTTCGCCGTCCTGGTGCCTGTCGCGGTCGCCGTCGGCATCTACCTCTTCGGCGCCCACCACACGCCGGACTACCTCAACGGGCTCTTCGGCGCGTACGGCACCGAGGCGGTCGACCTCAAAGCCCGGCTCAGTACCGTGCTGCTCGGCGTCGCCCTCATCCAGATCTGCCTCGCCCTCTGGATGTACGGCCGTGTGCCGGGTGCCGGCCCCGCACCGCGGCCAGTGCGCTTGGGGCACCGGGTGCTCGGGTTCCTCGCCCTCCTCCTCTCGTTGCCGATCGCGTATCACTGCCTCACGACCTACGGGATCGAGACGACATCCCCGCGAGTCGCGATCCACTCCTTCGCCGGATGCGCCCTCTACGGCGCGTTCGTGGCCAAGGTGATCGTCGTGCGCAGCAGGCGCCTGCCCGGCCGGCTCCTTCCGGTGGTGGGCGGTCTGCTCGTACTCGGTGTCGCCCTCCTCTGGTACACCGCCGCCCTGTGGGCGTTCAACGGGGACTCGGTACCGGGATTTTCCTCCGGTTGA